In a single window of the Anguilla rostrata isolate EN2019 chromosome 6, ASM1855537v3, whole genome shotgun sequence genome:
- the LOC135257670 gene encoding zinc finger protein 431-like isoform X6: MKGQMHQQPVLQCLQTQSKRPPLHWLLNHLCLNPVAHSVTSDLYIVHQDMSPAEIGCKTDPALEVLLWDFLSRLEQLLPVPDLKQTVSWLSAAPSVLEVCVQSVSYPDQLKTLLRHHRSLGQLDMNGTLPSMEDYKLSSMSRPPSQRAVDSTKLTNNKSQSESVTDCMNCLSPAPSDEHIKAESLIDSSDYTRVEPKPSLNRCEDTEEKTERMRGYLLSREQKYKLTNMKEEDEVRQTVKIEREDGVRDGERHRKEEEEAREEHITDQTGKLVQNVVKTEHGQQEREDLSTVVTSCRVKQPRVLIARLEIASTPSLSSGQAVEASYRVFACSQCPFVHTEEVNFQQHIEMVHPEELNRTVVSQQPPSTTNQHLTPPKTPPSLTRSGTLRAHTCSQCGKSFRNLSRLKVHKRTHTGERPFPCSQCGKNLSRSETLKQHLRTHTGERPYHCSQCGKNFSHWDTLKQHLRTHTGERPYHCSQCGKSFGHSSYLKQHLRTHTGERPYQCSQCGKSFIQSSHLKQHQRIHTGERPYQCSHCGKSFRNLYRLKVHKRTHTGERPFPCSQCGKNFSRSETLKQHLRIHTGERPYHCSQCGKSFGHSSYLKQHLGTHTGERPYQCSQCGKNFRFLRSLKLHRPTHTGERPYQCSQCEKSFTQPYSLKKHQRTHTGERPCHCSQCGKNFTNLYDLKVHRRTHAGDCLYQCSQCEKSFNKSSYLKQHQRTHTGERPYQCSLCEKSFTRSCSLKKHLRTHTGERPYHCSQCGKSFGRSDKLRLHQRLHIGECPYH, translated from the exons ATGAAGGGACAGATGCACCAACAGCCCgtgctgcagtgcctgcagacCCAGAGCAAGAGGCCGCCTCTCCACTGGCTCCTCAACCATCTGTGCCTCAACCCTGTGGCTCACAGTGTGACCTCAGACCTTTACATCGTTCATCAG GACATGTCCCCAGCAGAGATTGGCTGTAAAACTGACCCAGCCCTAGAGGTTCTGTTGTGGGATTTCCTTTCCAGACTGGAACAGCTGCTGCCGGTACCAGACCTCAAACAG ACCGTGTCCTGGCTCAGTGCTGCCCCCTCTGTCCTGGAggtctgtgtgcagtctgtttCTTACCCAGACCAGCTGAAGACCCTTCTCAGGCACCACAGAAGTCTTGGACAGTTGGACATGAATG ggACACTTCCCTCCATGGAGGACTACAAGCTGTCCTCTATGTCCCGCCCTCCCTCTCAAAGAGCGGTGGATTCTACCAAGCTGACGAACAACAAGAGCCAATCGGAATCCGTAACTGACTGCATGAACtgtttaagccccgccccttcagaTGAACACATAAAGGCAGAATCTCTGATAGACAGCTCAGATTACACAAGGGTAGAGCCAAAGCCAAGTTTGAACAGATGTGAAGACACAGAGGAGAAGACCGAGAGGATGCGTGGATATCTGTTGAGCAGAGagcaaaaatacaaactaaCCAACATGAAGGAGGAAGATGAGGTGAGGCAGACTGtgaaaattgagagagaggatggtgtgagagatggagagagacacaggaaggaggaagaagaagcgAGGGAGGAACATATAACTGATCAAACTGGCAAATTGGTGCAGAATGTAgtaaaaacagaacatggaCAACAGGAAAGAGAGGATCTGTCTACTGTGGTCACTTCCTGTCGGGTAAAACAGCCTAGAGTGCTGATTGCCCGACTAGAAATTGCCTCCACaccttctctctcctcaggaCAAGCTGTTGAAGCGTCGTATCGGGTCTTTGCCTGCTCCCAGTGCCCATTCGTTCACACAGAGGAAGTGAATTTTCAGCAGCACATTGAGATGGTTCACCCAGAGGAGCTGAACAGGACTGTGGTGTCCCAGCAACCTCCCAGCACCACAAATCAGCACCTCACCCCACCTAAGACACCCCCCTCTCTTACACGGTCCGGCACTTTACGGGCCCACACatgctcccagtgtgggaagagtttcCGTAATTTAAGTCGTCTGAAAGTGCACAAACGTACTCACACAGGGGAGCGTCCCTTCCCCTGCTCCCAGTGTGGAAAGAATTTAAGCCGCTCGGAGACTTTGAAACAACACCTGCGAACTCATACAGGTGAGCGCCCgtaccactgctcccagtgtggaAAGAATTTCAGTCACTGGGATACTTTGAAACAACACCTGCGAACCCATACAGGTGAGCGCCCgtaccactgctcccagtgtggtAAGAGTTTCGGTCATTCAAGTTATTTGAAACAACACCTGCGAACCCATACAG GTGAGCGCCCGTACCagtgctcccagtgtgggaagagtttcaTTCAGTCCAGTCATTTGAAGCAACACCAGCGAATCCATACAGGTGAGCGTCCGTACCAGTGCTCCCACTGTGGGAAGAGTTTCCG TAATTTATATCGTCTGAAGGTGCACAAACGTACTCACACAGGGGAGCGTCCCTTCCCCTGCTCCCAGTGTGGAAAGAATTTCAGCCGCTCGGAGACTTTGAAACAACACCTACGAATCCATACAGGTGAGCGCCCgtaccactgctcccagtgtggtAAGAGTTTCGGTCATTCAAGTTATTTGAAACAACACCTGGGAACCCATACAGGTGAGCGCCCGTACCAGTGCTCCCAGTGTGGTaagaatttcagatttttacGTAGTCTGAAGTTACACAGGCCAACTCATACGGGTGAGCGGCCGTACCAGTGCTCCCAGTGTGAGAAGAGTTTTACTCAGCCTTATTCTTTGAAGAAACACCAGCGAACCCATACCGGTGAGCGTCCTTGCCACTGTTCCCAGTGTGGGAAGAATTTCACGAATTTATATGATCTGAAGGTACACAGGCGAACTCATGCAGGTGACTGCCTGTACCAGTGCTCCCAGTGTGAGAAGAGTTTCAATAAGTCGAGTTATTTGAAACAGCACCAGCGAACCCATACTGGTGAGCGGCCGTACCAGTGCTCCCTGTGTGAGAAGAGTTTCACTCGGTCTTGTTCTTTGAAGAAACACCTGCGAACTCATACAGGTGAGCGCCCATACCACTGCTCTCAGTGTGGAAAGAGTTTTGGCAGATCAGATAAACTGAGGCTGCACCAGCGACTTCATATAGGGGAATGCCCCTACCACTGA
- the LOC135257670 gene encoding zinc finger protein 271-like isoform X5 encodes MVTSPASEIQLYENVNCAPRCWGRLQVMKGQMHQQPVLQCLQTQSKRPPLHWLLNHLCLNPVAHSVTSDLYIVHQDMSPAEIGCKTDPALEVLLWDFLSRLEQLLPVPDLKQTVSWLSAAPSVLEVCVQSVSYPDQLKTLLRHHRSLGQLDMNGTLPSMEDYKLSSMSRPPSQRAVDSTKLTNNKSQSESVTDCMNCLSPAPSDEHIKAESLIDSSDYTRVEPKPSLNRCEDTEEKTERMRGYLLSREQKYKLTNMKEEDEVRQTVKIEREDGVRDGERHRKEEEEAREEHITDQTGKLVQNVVKTEHGQQEREDLSTVVTSCRVKQPRVLIARLEIASTPSLSSGQAVEASYRVFACSQCPFVHTEEVNFQQHIEMVHPEELNRTVVSQQPPSTTNQHLTPPKTPPSLTRSGTLRAHTCSQCGKSFRNLSRLKVHKRTHTGERPFPCSQCGKNLSRSETLKQHLRTHTGERPYHCSQCGKNFSHWDTLKQHLRTHTGERPYHCSQCGKSFGHSSYLKQHLRTHTGERPYQCSQCGKSFIQSSHLKQHQRIHTGERPYQCSHCGKSFRNLYRLKVHKRTHTGERPFPCSQCGKNFSRSETLKQHLRIHTGERPYHCSQCGKSFGHSSYLKQHLGTHTGERPYQCSQCGKNFRFLRSLKLHRPTHTGERPYQCSQCEKSFTQPYSLKKHQRTHTGERPCHCSQCGKNFTNLYDLKVHRRTHAGDCLYQCSQCEKSFNKSSYLKQHQRTHTGERPYQCSLCEKSFTRSCSLKKHLRTHTGERPYHCSQCGKSFGRSDKLRLHQRLHIGECPYH; translated from the exons ATGGTCACCAGCCCGGCGTCAGAGATTCAGCTCTACGAAAACGTAAACTGTGCACC CCGGTGTTGGGGGAGACTGCAAGTAATGAAGGGACAGATGCACCAACAGCCCgtgctgcagtgcctgcagacCCAGAGCAAGAGGCCGCCTCTCCACTGGCTCCTCAACCATCTGTGCCTCAACCCTGTGGCTCACAGTGTGACCTCAGACCTTTACATCGTTCATCAG GACATGTCCCCAGCAGAGATTGGCTGTAAAACTGACCCAGCCCTAGAGGTTCTGTTGTGGGATTTCCTTTCCAGACTGGAACAGCTGCTGCCGGTACCAGACCTCAAACAG ACCGTGTCCTGGCTCAGTGCTGCCCCCTCTGTCCTGGAggtctgtgtgcagtctgtttCTTACCCAGACCAGCTGAAGACCCTTCTCAGGCACCACAGAAGTCTTGGACAGTTGGACATGAATG ggACACTTCCCTCCATGGAGGACTACAAGCTGTCCTCTATGTCCCGCCCTCCCTCTCAAAGAGCGGTGGATTCTACCAAGCTGACGAACAACAAGAGCCAATCGGAATCCGTAACTGACTGCATGAACtgtttaagccccgccccttcagaTGAACACATAAAGGCAGAATCTCTGATAGACAGCTCAGATTACACAAGGGTAGAGCCAAAGCCAAGTTTGAACAGATGTGAAGACACAGAGGAGAAGACCGAGAGGATGCGTGGATATCTGTTGAGCAGAGagcaaaaatacaaactaaCCAACATGAAGGAGGAAGATGAGGTGAGGCAGACTGtgaaaattgagagagaggatggtgtgagagatggagagagacacaggaaggaggaagaagaagcgAGGGAGGAACATATAACTGATCAAACTGGCAAATTGGTGCAGAATGTAgtaaaaacagaacatggaCAACAGGAAAGAGAGGATCTGTCTACTGTGGTCACTTCCTGTCGGGTAAAACAGCCTAGAGTGCTGATTGCCCGACTAGAAATTGCCTCCACaccttctctctcctcaggaCAAGCTGTTGAAGCGTCGTATCGGGTCTTTGCCTGCTCCCAGTGCCCATTCGTTCACACAGAGGAAGTGAATTTTCAGCAGCACATTGAGATGGTTCACCCAGAGGAGCTGAACAGGACTGTGGTGTCCCAGCAACCTCCCAGCACCACAAATCAGCACCTCACCCCACCTAAGACACCCCCCTCTCTTACACGGTCCGGCACTTTACGGGCCCACACatgctcccagtgtgggaagagtttcCGTAATTTAAGTCGTCTGAAAGTGCACAAACGTACTCACACAGGGGAGCGTCCCTTCCCCTGCTCCCAGTGTGGAAAGAATTTAAGCCGCTCGGAGACTTTGAAACAACACCTGCGAACTCATACAGGTGAGCGCCCgtaccactgctcccagtgtggaAAGAATTTCAGTCACTGGGATACTTTGAAACAACACCTGCGAACCCATACAGGTGAGCGCCCgtaccactgctcccagtgtggtAAGAGTTTCGGTCATTCAAGTTATTTGAAACAACACCTGCGAACCCATACAG GTGAGCGCCCGTACCagtgctcccagtgtgggaagagtttcaTTCAGTCCAGTCATTTGAAGCAACACCAGCGAATCCATACAGGTGAGCGTCCGTACCAGTGCTCCCACTGTGGGAAGAGTTTCCG TAATTTATATCGTCTGAAGGTGCACAAACGTACTCACACAGGGGAGCGTCCCTTCCCCTGCTCCCAGTGTGGAAAGAATTTCAGCCGCTCGGAGACTTTGAAACAACACCTACGAATCCATACAGGTGAGCGCCCgtaccactgctcccagtgtggtAAGAGTTTCGGTCATTCAAGTTATTTGAAACAACACCTGGGAACCCATACAGGTGAGCGCCCGTACCAGTGCTCCCAGTGTGGTaagaatttcagatttttacGTAGTCTGAAGTTACACAGGCCAACTCATACGGGTGAGCGGCCGTACCAGTGCTCCCAGTGTGAGAAGAGTTTTACTCAGCCTTATTCTTTGAAGAAACACCAGCGAACCCATACCGGTGAGCGTCCTTGCCACTGTTCCCAGTGTGGGAAGAATTTCACGAATTTATATGATCTGAAGGTACACAGGCGAACTCATGCAGGTGACTGCCTGTACCAGTGCTCCCAGTGTGAGAAGAGTTTCAATAAGTCGAGTTATTTGAAACAGCACCAGCGAACCCATACTGGTGAGCGGCCGTACCAGTGCTCCCTGTGTGAGAAGAGTTTCACTCGGTCTTGTTCTTTGAAGAAACACCTGCGAACTCATACAGGTGAGCGCCCATACCACTGCTCTCAGTGTGGAAAGAGTTTTGGCAGATCAGATAAACTGAGGCTGCACCAGCGACTTCATATAGGGGAATGCCCCTACCACTGA
- the LOC135257670 gene encoding zinc finger protein 271-like isoform X1 gives METLSVAEREIVGCKNSSRPGRRVHRFPDRKRSRAGFSAWVRFVQAERPDFTTASVAKSAVVCGAHFRPEDYLPSDMIQFRMGYRSRGRVRLTTGAVPSLHAVAVSRPPSAAGSDFDAGGSRSNGHQPGVRDSALRKRKLCTPVLGETASNEGTDAPTARAAVPADPEQEAASPLAPQPSVPQPCGSQCDLRPLHRSSDPSLPVSSLCLLVPPLQLLSASMWQVLQQQDVLHYGKLEDFVSLVVEMFPELLSESQRTELTLGLQVRDMSPAEIGCKTDPALEVLLWDFLSRLEQLLPVPDLKQTVSWLSAAPSVLEVCVQSVSYPDQLKTLLRHHRSLGQLDMNGTLPSMEDYKLSSMSRPPSQRAVDSTKLTNNKSQSESVTDCMNCLSPAPSDEHIKAESLIDSSDYTRVEPKPSLNRCEDTEEKTERMRGYLLSREQKYKLTNMKEEDEVRQTVKIEREDGVRDGERHRKEEEEAREEHITDQTGKLVQNVVKTEHGQQEREDLSTVVTSCRVKQPRVLIARLEIASTPSLSSGQAVEASYRVFACSQCPFVHTEEVNFQQHIEMVHPEELNRTVVSQQPPSTTNQHLTPPKTPPSLTRSGTLRAHTCSQCGKSFRNLSRLKVHKRTHTGERPFPCSQCGKNLSRSETLKQHLRTHTGERPYHCSQCGKNFSHWDTLKQHLRTHTGERPYHCSQCGKSFGHSSYLKQHLRTHTGERPYQCSQCGKSFIQSSHLKQHQRIHTGERPYQCSHCGKSFRNLYRLKVHKRTHTGERPFPCSQCGKNFSRSETLKQHLRIHTGERPYHCSQCGKSFGHSSYLKQHLGTHTGERPYQCSQCGKNFRFLRSLKLHRPTHTGERPYQCSQCEKSFTQPYSLKKHQRTHTGERPCHCSQCGKNFTNLYDLKVHRRTHAGDCLYQCSQCEKSFNKSSYLKQHQRTHTGERPYQCSLCEKSFTRSCSLKKHLRTHTGERPYHCSQCGKSFGRSDKLRLHQRLHIGECPYH, from the exons ATGGAAACCCTGAGCGTTGCAGAGAGGGAAATCGTGG gttgcAAAAACTCCAGCCGGCCAGGACGTCGCGTACACAGATTTCCTGACAGGAAAAGGAGCCGTGCTGGCTTTAGTGCCTGGGTGCGTTTTGTGCAGGCGGAGAGACCGGACTTCACTACTGCGTCTGTTGCAAAAAGCGCGGTCGTGTGTGGCGCTCATTTCAGACCGGAGGATTATCTTCCCAGCGATATGATACAGTTCAGGATGGGATATCGAAGCCGGGGCCGGGTGAGACTGACTACTGGTGCGGTTCCTTCACTGCACGCAGTGGCTGTATCAAGGCCGCCATCAGCAGCCGGTTCTGATTTTGACGCCGGCGGGAGTAGGTCTAATGGTCACCAGCCCGGCGTCAGAGATTCAGCTCTACGAAAACGTAAACTGTGCACC CCGGTGTTGGGGGAGACTGCAAGTAATGAAGGGACAGATGCACCAACAGCCCgtgctgcagtgcctgcagacCCAGAGCAAGAGGCCGCCTCTCCACTGGCTCCTCAACCATCTGTGCCTCAACCCTGTGGCTCACAGTGTGACCTCAGACCTTTACATCGTTCATCAG atccctctctccctgtctcctccctgtGCCTTCTGGTTCCTCCACTTCAACTCCTCTCTGCATCCATGTGGCAAGTGCTGCAGCAACAAGACgtgttgcattatgggaaactGGAGGACTTTGTGTCTCTGGTGGTGGAGATGTTCCCAGAGCTGCTGAGTGAGAGCCAGAGGACCGAGCTCACTCtggggctgcaggtgagg GACATGTCCCCAGCAGAGATTGGCTGTAAAACTGACCCAGCCCTAGAGGTTCTGTTGTGGGATTTCCTTTCCAGACTGGAACAGCTGCTGCCGGTACCAGACCTCAAACAG ACCGTGTCCTGGCTCAGTGCTGCCCCCTCTGTCCTGGAggtctgtgtgcagtctgtttCTTACCCAGACCAGCTGAAGACCCTTCTCAGGCACCACAGAAGTCTTGGACAGTTGGACATGAATG ggACACTTCCCTCCATGGAGGACTACAAGCTGTCCTCTATGTCCCGCCCTCCCTCTCAAAGAGCGGTGGATTCTACCAAGCTGACGAACAACAAGAGCCAATCGGAATCCGTAACTGACTGCATGAACtgtttaagccccgccccttcagaTGAACACATAAAGGCAGAATCTCTGATAGACAGCTCAGATTACACAAGGGTAGAGCCAAAGCCAAGTTTGAACAGATGTGAAGACACAGAGGAGAAGACCGAGAGGATGCGTGGATATCTGTTGAGCAGAGagcaaaaatacaaactaaCCAACATGAAGGAGGAAGATGAGGTGAGGCAGACTGtgaaaattgagagagaggatggtgtgagagatggagagagacacaggaaggaggaagaagaagcgAGGGAGGAACATATAACTGATCAAACTGGCAAATTGGTGCAGAATGTAgtaaaaacagaacatggaCAACAGGAAAGAGAGGATCTGTCTACTGTGGTCACTTCCTGTCGGGTAAAACAGCCTAGAGTGCTGATTGCCCGACTAGAAATTGCCTCCACaccttctctctcctcaggaCAAGCTGTTGAAGCGTCGTATCGGGTCTTTGCCTGCTCCCAGTGCCCATTCGTTCACACAGAGGAAGTGAATTTTCAGCAGCACATTGAGATGGTTCACCCAGAGGAGCTGAACAGGACTGTGGTGTCCCAGCAACCTCCCAGCACCACAAATCAGCACCTCACCCCACCTAAGACACCCCCCTCTCTTACACGGTCCGGCACTTTACGGGCCCACACatgctcccagtgtgggaagagtttcCGTAATTTAAGTCGTCTGAAAGTGCACAAACGTACTCACACAGGGGAGCGTCCCTTCCCCTGCTCCCAGTGTGGAAAGAATTTAAGCCGCTCGGAGACTTTGAAACAACACCTGCGAACTCATACAGGTGAGCGCCCgtaccactgctcccagtgtggaAAGAATTTCAGTCACTGGGATACTTTGAAACAACACCTGCGAACCCATACAGGTGAGCGCCCgtaccactgctcccagtgtggtAAGAGTTTCGGTCATTCAAGTTATTTGAAACAACACCTGCGAACCCATACAG GTGAGCGCCCGTACCagtgctcccagtgtgggaagagtttcaTTCAGTCCAGTCATTTGAAGCAACACCAGCGAATCCATACAGGTGAGCGTCCGTACCAGTGCTCCCACTGTGGGAAGAGTTTCCG TAATTTATATCGTCTGAAGGTGCACAAACGTACTCACACAGGGGAGCGTCCCTTCCCCTGCTCCCAGTGTGGAAAGAATTTCAGCCGCTCGGAGACTTTGAAACAACACCTACGAATCCATACAGGTGAGCGCCCgtaccactgctcccagtgtggtAAGAGTTTCGGTCATTCAAGTTATTTGAAACAACACCTGGGAACCCATACAGGTGAGCGCCCGTACCAGTGCTCCCAGTGTGGTaagaatttcagatttttacGTAGTCTGAAGTTACACAGGCCAACTCATACGGGTGAGCGGCCGTACCAGTGCTCCCAGTGTGAGAAGAGTTTTACTCAGCCTTATTCTTTGAAGAAACACCAGCGAACCCATACCGGTGAGCGTCCTTGCCACTGTTCCCAGTGTGGGAAGAATTTCACGAATTTATATGATCTGAAGGTACACAGGCGAACTCATGCAGGTGACTGCCTGTACCAGTGCTCCCAGTGTGAGAAGAGTTTCAATAAGTCGAGTTATTTGAAACAGCACCAGCGAACCCATACTGGTGAGCGGCCGTACCAGTGCTCCCTGTGTGAGAAGAGTTTCACTCGGTCTTGTTCTTTGAAGAAACACCTGCGAACTCATACAGGTGAGCGCCCATACCACTGCTCTCAGTGTGGAAAGAGTTTTGGCAGATCAGATAAACTGAGGCTGCACCAGCGACTTCATATAGGGGAATGCCCCTACCACTGA